In one Anabrus simplex isolate iqAnaSimp1 chromosome 9, ASM4041472v1, whole genome shotgun sequence genomic region, the following are encoded:
- the CCDC53 gene encoding WASH complex subunit 3 isoform X3, protein MDVDGLPIIGPGVDYTQVGAIHQKRTLAFINHFISNTVSFLNKFARSCEQRLEKFNARIEKLDASLSILEAKLSSISGLENVESAGQPMQAEKPPETEIKSSVPQESENKETHEESNPQPMETESGPKASQDPRFAKFFRMIHVGVPIQAVRLKMQAEGFDPSVLDCQEWIVNSTK, encoded by the exons gtTGGAGCAATACATCAGAAGAGGACTTTGGCATTTATAAATCATTTCATTTCCAACACTGTGTCATTCCTCAATAAGTTTGCCCGATCATGTGAACAGCGCTTGGAAAAGTTTAATGCACGGATAGAAAAATTGGATGCCTCTTTGAGTATACTTGAAGCTAAG TTAAGCTCAATATCTGGTCTTGAGAATGTTGAGTCTGCTGGCCAGCCCATGCAAGCTGAAAAACCACCAGAGACAGAGATTAAGAGTAGTGTTCCACAAGAATCAGAGAATAAAGAAACTCATGAGGAATCTAACCCGCAACCAATGGAGACTGAGTCAGGACCAAAAGCCTCCCAAGATCCTCGGTTTGCAAAATTCTTTAGAATGATCCACGTAGGAGTTCCCATACAGGCTGTTCGTCTGAAGATGCAGGCAGAGGGATTTGACCCCTCAGTTCTGGA CTGCCAGGAATGGATAGTGAACAGTACCAAG
- the CCDC53 gene encoding WASH complex subunit 3 isoform X2, whose product MDVDGLPIIGPGVDYTQVGAIHQKRTLAFINHFISNTVSFLNKFARSCEQRLEKFNARIEKLDASLSILEAKLSSISGLENVESAGQPMQAEKPPETEIKSSVPQESENKETHEESNPQPMETESGPKASQDPRFAKFFRMIHVGVPIQAVRLKMQAEGFDPSVLESTSLITSCQEWIVNSTK is encoded by the exons gtTGGAGCAATACATCAGAAGAGGACTTTGGCATTTATAAATCATTTCATTTCCAACACTGTGTCATTCCTCAATAAGTTTGCCCGATCATGTGAACAGCGCTTGGAAAAGTTTAATGCACGGATAGAAAAATTGGATGCCTCTTTGAGTATACTTGAAGCTAAG TTAAGCTCAATATCTGGTCTTGAGAATGTTGAGTCTGCTGGCCAGCCCATGCAAGCTGAAAAACCACCAGAGACAGAGATTAAGAGTAGTGTTCCACAAGAATCAGAGAATAAAGAAACTCATGAGGAATCTAACCCGCAACCAATGGAGACTGAGTCAGGACCAAAAGCCTCCCAAGATCCTCGGTTTGCAAAATTCTTTAGAATGATCCACGTAGGAGTTCCCATACAGGCTGTTCGTCTGAAGATGCAGGCAGAGGGATTTGACCCCTCAGTTCTGGA GTCAACCTCCTTAATTACAAGCTGCCAGGAATGGATAGTGAACAGTACCAAG